ctcgAACCCACGACCACAAGGTTAAGAGCCTtgcgctctaccaactgagctagacgGGCTTTGACGGTTATGTTTAtcctattattttatttataatatttacctTGAGTAAGTTTACTTGGTTTACTAGTTCAAAGTCATGCATGCTGTCATGACGAAAGGCCATCGTATTGACGAATCTACTGATTTTAAGGAaattggaagaggtcacagaAGGTCGAGCTCAAATCATCACTGATAAGGAGCTTGCAGGCACACGAGCTCGCTCTTTCTATGTTACACATAGACCCTCAGTTTGATCAGAAAccataacaaagaaaaaaaagagaacttCGTGACTACGCGAAATAGAATGCAGACTAAGCCATATAAAGCAGGAGACAGAATGAAAGTAAAAGGGAGACCTTCATGACTATGCACTCTTATCACGCAAACCAAAATAACTCTTTAAATAGTCCTCTGCAACACCAAAATCAAGTATATTCTCTAATTCGTACAAGTTCGGAAACTGTGCTTTAACTGCTAAACACAACAACGAACAATGCAGATCTTTCTCATTATCGTCTCACTACTTTTAGCGTTTCTTCTTGCCGCTCGCTTTTGCTGCATTGGACTTTGAAGGTGTTCCTACCAAGTATACGAACAAAACCACCATGGAGACCACTGAAACAAGTGATCCATATTTTGCCAGCACCCTCTGCAACAATTGAAACATAGTAAGGTTATTAACGGTTATTATTCGATGATTTTGGTGGGAGGAAAGAATTTCACATCAAGTTACCTTTGCCTGAGATTATTAGAGCAGCACCAAGAGCAGCATCCAATACACAACACAAGACAATAATGAAAGTTAATTAATGAGATGAGGAAAAATACGTTTAGGATATGATTGAAAGAACAACTCATAAGAAATCAAGTTTACCAGGGCAAGCGGGTCTGTTGGAGGAATGTCCGCGAGGATGTCTAGAGGTAGTATTGGAGTTGAGTACACTTGCTACAAACAAGAAAACCGTAACACATGATCACATCACATACGTCGATTTTGAAGTAAAACAATAGTCATTACAAGACTTAGTGTTTCTTGTTAGAAAATGAATTGGAGGGTTTAAAAAACTATGAAGCTTTGTTGCTTTTTACCAGTTGCTGGCGTATTGTTTGTTACTTATGGTTCTAACGatacacaaataaataaataaaaaatcgacACGAAGGGCGATTATAAAAAAGACAAACCTGTAGAGCTGCCTTTGTGGGGATGCGGAAAGTAACCACAGCAGGAGCACCATAGAAGAGTCCTTTAACCTTAGCCTCTAATTCGAAAGAATGAGACAGAATACCTCCTCTGCATACAAATATCAGATTAGTGACGGAAAAGAAGCAGCTAGCCTAGCTACCCAAAACATTTatgattaaaaaggaaaaaaactcaCGCATCAAGTCTCTCCCATGATCTTGATGTGTTTCCATTAACAACTTCAAAAGTTTTCTTATCCCAGGTGTTATCAGTCAGAGTCACATCATACGCCGTCCTGAGAGAGCATTCACCAAAACCATCTCACGCTTTTAGtcgaaaattcatataaaatacgaAACTCAATGGAACAGTTCAAATTATGTTACGTTTACTAGCCACCGATACAGAGTATAACGTCATTATTCCACAGTAGCTAATCTCTTCATGCAAATAAACGATCAGAAACTAAACTAGATCGGAAATGCAAGCataagaatcagatcaaacggccTTTCGTTTACAAGCTACAGATCAGATACACAATCACCACGTTACTAATCCATACGATAAGACCTAATGATAGCTCAAGTATGAATGACGTCATGATTCTACCACATTAGCTAATCTCTTCACGCAAATAGACGATCAGAAACTAAATTAGATCGTAAATGCAAGCTCATGAAACAGATTAAAATGGCGTTTCGCTTACTAGCTACCGATACACAATCACACTAGATCTAGCGATAGCTCAAGCACAACGTCAATGATTCTACACTAGCTAATCTCTTCATGCAAATAGACGATCGGAAATTGCAAGCATATGAATCAGAAGATTTACGAGGGAATAAGAAAAACTAGAGGAGATGGTAGAGAACTAACGCAGATCCTTGGTTGTAGATGTCGAAGGAAACCAGGACACGCTCAGCGCCGGATTTGAGCCTGTTGAGAGTAGCTTTCTTGTGAACCACCATGAACGGCATTTCCGAGGTCGCGAACGAAGCGGAGACGAGCATGAAAACCGCAACGGCGGAGATCAGAAGCTTAGCTAAGGGGATCGCCATGGTGTTTGATCTttcgaagaagatgaagatgcgAAACAGATCTGTGATTGATTGATTTCTCTCAGCTCGTGAACGCTCCGACGACGACGATATTACCACACTCGGACACGAAGAAAGTCAACGATGGGCCCAAATGCTTTTACGCCTAATAATGGGCCCATTTAAAAGAGGCCCGTTCTAATTAATTAATTCcattttttggaaaatataacTCTATAAATGTGCacaaaaaactctataaattaatacatccgtacattaattaataaaattttcgcagttgacaaaaagaaattgAATTCTGAATTTACTTCTCAACTCAATTAATTTTTTCGTaaactaaaactaataaaatattacgGTTTGAATAgtagtaattttataaaagttttattgCACAGTTGTAACGCACAGACTGTCTCCTGCCACAATCTATATAGAACATGTTTCTTCTCTATCACCACCACATTTCCATTTGAGTCAGATATTCCTTGATATTTATTTGTTAACATAGTTATCTTCTTATAGTATTTCTTTTATTGATCTAATCATCTTATAGTATTACTTTTTATTGATCTAATCATCTTATAGTATTACTTATTTCGTTCAATAATAAAGTTTACGCGCTTGCAAAACTGACAACGTTATGTTTTATACTACAAGCCAAGCCAACGGTTTGTTCACTGAAGACACAtattgacccaaaaaaaaatcttaagagGTTCTGTTAGACTGTTACATATAATTTCAGTTATAACTCTAATTGTTTATTAGTTGGAGTAAGAAAACAGTGTAAAAAGTGAGTTGATTCAGTTAATCAAGGTGGCGGGAAAATTAAGGAAAGAAATCAACGAGGAGAGCCAATTAAAGTCAAGCAAGTGGGGATGAGAATTCACAAATTTCCAGAAGAAACATAGTTAAAACTTGGATTAAACCGAAAGGCATGTGCcctttatttttctttggtttaaTTAAATCAGCAGTACTATACTAGTATGTACAGTTGACATTAAATAGTGAGCATGTGGGTGGATTGCATCGAACTATGAGACCTAAGTGAATCTGTTTCCACCACCTTCTCTTCCATCATCCTTTGGAACCTTCAAACCAACCTTCCCTCACATGCTTCCTCTGTTAGCTCTCTGAGATTCTCCtcctttttttatattaatctCAAGCTTCTAATATCAGGATCTATCTGTGTTCAGGTTTTTCCAACAACatccatattttcttttcaatgtTCCGTATGTTTGTAGGAAGATGATGATATCTTGTGAGCAAAAATCATagcagagagatagagagagggaGGGAGCATGGGGTGTGCTACATCTGCTTATGCTGTTGTGGGaaggaagaacaagaagaggaacatTCAAGAATCCGTAGTGTTTGTTCTGCAGCTCCGTGTTCCTGTTCAGTCTGATCTTCAGCGACATCTCAAAGGCGCTGCTCCCAAGACCACCATCGATCGGTTGTCATGTCTAAGGAATCAGATTCAGTTGGTAGCTGAGGACACAGGTACTGGAGAAATGAGATCATGCTCTTCCTATTTTTCTTGCGTGTCAAGAAACAGGTTCatgttttgaaaacatttacTTAAAAAATTTGCAGGTGGTTCTGCTATCTCTGAGCTGCGTACGGCTTTGGAGGAGTACTTGTCTCTTCTCACCTGTCTTATCAAGAAAAGTAAGAGTTCTCAGATTTTGAAAGTTAATAGATTAGTCTGTTGTAAAAATCAAATGTTCATATGACTTTGTAGAGAATGATGGCATGGAGGGATGTGTAGAGTTCAAATGGAAAACCCTAGGAGATGGTCGAAGAGTAAGTTCTTGttattagggtttggatttattAGTTCTTTTCTGTAGGATTTAATCAAAAACcttttttaatcaaaatgttGAAACAGGCAGAGTTATGTTTCACAAACCTTTGGATGGAGATGCTGACAGTGATCCACATGATGGCTGCTTTGGCATTGACTGAAGCTAACTCTCTCATGATTCCAAAGGCTTGCTCTGATTCTAGCAATAGCGTCCGTGTGGTCTCCAGTGGTTTGGATTCTTGGATCTTCAAACTTATCTTTTACTTATCTTTTGCTGTTTGTTACAAACCTGATTACTATGTCACTTCCAATCAGATTGCAGGAGAGATGCAGTTGACTTGCTGCTCAAGGCGTCTGGATACTTGGAGTTCTGCATCAGAGAGATAGTGACTCGCTTTCCTCCTGATATAAAGTATGAATCACACAACATTATCTAGGATCAgaccatacatatatatatacacacttaCATAGCTGCAAATGTACAGGAGTAAATTGCCAGATGATATGCAGGAGAGTGTTTTACAAACTCTCTCTATCCAAGCACTTGGCCAGGTTACAAACTTTAAATCATTATTGACTCCTCAATCTGAACCttttatgggttttagtttTGTTAAGTCTCATTGAATATCACCGCAGGGAACTGAGATTCAACTAGGATTAGCAGTTGATAGCCA
This genomic stretch from Raphanus sativus cultivar WK10039 chromosome 3, ASM80110v3, whole genome shotgun sequence harbors:
- the LOC108844408 gene encoding uncharacterized protein LOC108844408; its protein translation is MAIPLAKLLISAVAVFMLVSASFATSEMPFMVVHKKATLNRLKSGAERVLVSFDIYNQGSATAYDVTLTDNTWDKKTFEVVNGNTSRSWERLDAGGILSHSFELEAKVKGLFYGAPAVVTFRIPTKAALQQVYSTPILPLDILADIPPTDPLALVNLISYELFFQSYPKRIFPHLIN
- the LOC108848105 gene encoding uncharacterized protein LOC108848105; translation: MGCATSAYAVVGRKNKKRNIQESVVFVLQLRVPVQSDLQRHLKGAAPKTTIDRLSCLRNQIQLVAEDTGGSAISELRTALEEYLSLLTCLIKKKNDGMEGCVEFKWKTLGDGRRAELCFTNLWMEMLTVIHMMAALALTEANSLMIPKACSDSSNSVRVVSSDCRRDAVDLLLKASGYLEFCIREIVTRFPPDIKSKLPDDMQESVLQTLSIQALGQGTEIQLGLAVDSQKATLSVKRRLACEQVIYFSQAYQCLSGCEIVSHGCAKKLLRFIYWKFLEAKAAAYYYHGLVTDKGNEPACHVSAVCCFLAAAELLAESKKACFSFCLAPPVTRAPPMWGVMKHLSQKIPEVAFRKSQTYGYLLEEEEKAMQCLPELPDFQLSLRPEEFELPEVEAAGSSEEGNQTHLLSEHLEDYSDNHDEDDDDELDH